DNA sequence from the Brachybacterium avium genome:
TGGCCGAGGACCTCACCGACTTCCTGCTGGAGAACGGGGTGCGGGTGCAGTACCTGCACTCGGACGTCGACACCCTGCGCCGCATCGAGCTGCTGAGGTCCCTGCGGCTGGGGGAGTTCGACGTGCTGGTGGGCATCAACCTGCTGCGTGAGGGGCTGGACCTGCCCGAGGTGTCGCTGGTGGCGATCCTCGATGCGGACAAGGAGGGCTTCCTGCGCTCGCGCACCTCCCTGATCCAGACCATCGGCCGTGCCGCGCGCAACGTCTCCGGCCAGGTGCACATGTATGCCGACCGGATCACCGACTCGATGCAGTCCGCGATCGACGAGACCAACCGTCGCCGCGAGAAGCAGATCGCCTTCAACACCGAGCACGGCATCGACCCCACCCCGCTGCGCAAGCGGATCGCGGATGTCACCGACATGCTCGCCCGCGAGGACATCGACACCGACACCCTGATGGCCACCGAGTACCGCTCGGGGAAGGAGCGTGTGGCCCGGGACCGTGCTCGCTCCAACGCGGTCGACGCGGTCAAGGGCCGCAGCGTGGATCTCGGGGATGACCCGGTGGGCGCGCTGACCGGCATGATCGACGAGATGACCGCACAGATGCACCAGGCCGCCGAGACCCTCCAGTTCGAGGTCGCCGGTCGCCTGCGCGATGAGGTGCAGGAGCTGAAGAAGGAGCTGCGGGCCGTGCAGCGCTCAGGCTGAGCGGCGGGGCTCCGCAGAGATCTGCGCGGGCCGCAGCGGCCCGCGCAGCACTCAGATGAGGGGCGTCAGAGGATCTTCTCCAGGAACGCCTGTGTGCGCGTCTCCTGCGGGTTATCGAAGACGGCTCCCGGAATCCCTTCCTCCACGATCCTGCCCTCGTCCATGAAGATCAGCCGGTCGCCGACCTCGCGGGCGAAGCCCATCTCGTGGGTGACCACCACCATCGTCATGCCCTCCAGGGCGAGGTCCTTCATCACCGCGAGCACCTCACCGACCAGCTCCGGGTCCAGGGCGGAGGTCGGCTCGTCGAACAGCATGATCTTCGGTTCCATCGCCAGCGCCCGGGCGATCGCCACGCGCTGCTGCTGCCCGCCGGAGAGCCGGCTCGGGTACTCCAGCTCCTTGTCCGACAGGCCGACCTTGCGCAGCAGAGCCCGGCCCCGCTCCCGCGCCTTCTCCGTGCCGAGACGTCGCA
Encoded proteins:
- a CDS encoding amino acid ABC transporter ATP-binding protein encodes the protein MIIDITDLHKSFGSNEVLTSIDLSVEDGEVVCVIGPSGSGKSTLLRCMNRLEEITSGEVVVDGHRLTDPRIKIDAMRAEIGMVFQQFNLFPHKTVIENIMLAPQMVRRLGTEKARERGRALLRKVGLSDKELEYPSRLSGGQQQRVAIARALAMEPKIMLFDEPTSALDPELVGEVLAVMKDLALEGMTMVVVTHEMGFAREVGDRLIFMDEGRIVEEGIPGAVFDNPQETRTQAFLEKIL